The Campylobacter sp. CNRCH_2014_0184h genome has a window encoding:
- a CDS encoding COG3014 family protein, whose amino-acid sequence MKNKILFSVIALTAILFSACANHAKVNNELEQKLTQKICSDEFFTQEMTKVDKKDDPVYVGLNAGLIAKNCGYFNLSNEFFDKVEESYQVDVDLRSGAQKIAKTAVTTLINDSILDYDGSLYERIMVNTYKGLNFMSEGDYNNARVEFKRALLRQDRAKDYFKAQIAKNKAELEKAKKEDPNFNKNFSESAKQINAQYEVLFEEFSTSKNFTNPYATYLASIFYYMSKDYTLAKDLFKEIKILNPKNKEINKEWKAISNAKSKNKYVFIVYENGFGVVKDEFKLTLPLILNDTLTTTSIALPKLKKRSQSFEYLSVNDTNTTKLVDLDNVVASEFKFEQPSIVTKAIVSTILKTTINAAVANNDSTGGFLSLASGIMNAATTQADVRSWRGLPQSIGVVMIKNTGKIIIKTPSDDVLFERQINPKKNVLVVVRSFVPSIAPSINIIEK is encoded by the coding sequence ATGAAAAATAAAATTTTATTTAGTGTGATTGCATTAACAGCTATTTTATTTAGTGCGTGTGCTAATCATGCAAAAGTAAACAATGAATTAGAGCAAAAGTTAACCCAAAAGATATGTTCTGATGAATTTTTTACTCAAGAAATGACTAAGGTAGATAAAAAAGATGATCCAGTATATGTAGGATTAAATGCAGGTTTAATCGCAAAAAATTGTGGATATTTTAATCTTAGTAATGAATTTTTTGATAAGGTTGAGGAATCTTATCAAGTTGATGTGGATTTAAGAAGTGGCGCTCAAAAAATTGCTAAAACAGCTGTAACTACATTAATAAATGATTCTATATTAGACTATGATGGCTCTTTATATGAAAGAATAATGGTAAATACATATAAGGGTTTAAATTTTATGAGTGAGGGTGATTATAATAATGCAAGAGTGGAGTTTAAAAGAGCTTTATTGCGTCAAGATAGAGCAAAAGATTATTTTAAAGCTCAAATTGCTAAAAATAAAGCAGAATTAGAAAAGGCCAAAAAAGAAGATCCAAATTTTAATAAAAATTTTAGTGAATCAGCAAAACAAATAAATGCTCAATATGAAGTTTTGTTTGAAGAATTTTCAACAAGTAAAAATTTTACCAATCCTTATGCAACTTACTTAGCTTCGATTTTTTATTATATGAGCAAAGATTATACTTTGGCTAAAGATTTATTTAAAGAAATAAAGATTTTAAACCCAAAAAATAAAGAAATTAATAAAGAGTGGAAAGCAATTAGCAACGCTAAATCAAAAAATAAATATGTTTTTATTGTTTATGAGAATGGTTTTGGTGTGGTAAAGGATGAGTTTAAATTAACTCTGCCTTTGATTTTAAATGACACTCTTACGACAACTTCTATTGCTCTACCTAAGCTAAAAAAAAGAAGTCAGTCTTTTGAGTATTTAAGTGTAAATGATACTAATACTACAAAATTAGTTGATTTGGATAATGTTGTAGCAAGCGAGTTTAAGTTCGAGCAACCATCAATAGTTACAAAAGCAATAGTTTCAACTATCTTAAAAACTACTATCAATGCAGCAGTAGCTAATAATGACTCAACAGGAGGTTTTTTAAGCCTTGCTAGTGGTATCATGAATGCAGCAACTACTCAAGCTGATGTTAGATCTTGGAGAGGATTGCCACAAAGCATAGGAGTTGTTATGATTAAAAATACAGGTAAAATTATTATTAAAACTCCAAGTGATGATGTGCTATTTGAAAGACAGATTAATCCAAAGAAAAATGTATTGGTTGTAGTGCGTTCTTTTGTACCTAGTATTGCTCCAAGTATAAATATCATAGAAAAATGA
- a CDS encoding YcfL family protein — MKKLIFLLLLNYMFLVSQDTFDANFKHTNVKSIKERINNAGLLEVQIIFYSSVDKKLSYKIEWFDKDGFVIKNTIDKNYKNIRLLAKQEYIIQNIASNKEAKKYKIYIK, encoded by the coding sequence ATGAAAAAGTTAATTTTTTTATTATTATTAAATTATATGTTTTTGGTTTCGCAAGATACTTTTGATGCAAATTTTAAACATACAAATGTAAAAAGTATAAAAGAAAGAATAAATAATGCAGGATTATTAGAAGTGCAGATTATTTTTTATAGTTCTGTTGATAAAAAGCTTTCTTATAAAATAGAATGGTTTGATAAGGATGGATTTGTTATAAAAAATACTATTGATAAAAACTATAAAAATATAAGATTATTAGCTAAACAAGAGTATATTATACAAAATATAGCTAGTAATAAGGAAGCAAAAAAATATAAAATATATATTAAATAA
- the lpoB gene encoding penicillin-binding protein activator LpoB — protein MKKIKILTSVVAIGVLFSACMQQPIYVDGTAAKVKQGDSLSMALTGEDFDNTAKEMLNSLFNSSYVVNKIGNSGKAIVAVYDVVNDTALRIDTRNLTDLMVEELINSGKFAASATQGNDSATQNNMDDVMSDKDDDRYDKATVSKNHTQISASLTLQGRIGQQNIKLSNGKTQVEYFFVMKLAEKGSGLVVWQKTNRINKLGSSKTVSW, from the coding sequence ATGAAAAAAATTAAAATTTTAACAAGTGTAGTGGCTATAGGTGTTTTATTTAGTGCGTGCATGCAACAACCTATTTATGTAGATGGAACTGCGGCAAAAGTAAAACAAGGCGATTCTTTAAGCATGGCTTTAACTGGTGAAGATTTTGACAATACAGCTAAAGAGATGTTAAATAGTTTGTTTAATTCAAGTTATGTTGTGAATAAAATAGGAAATTCAGGTAAGGCTATTGTGGCAGTTTATGATGTGGTAAATGATACGGCTTTAAGAATAGATACTAGAAATTTGACTGATTTGATGGTAGAAGAACTTATAAATTCAGGTAAATTTGCAGCTTCAGCTACTCAGGGCAATGATAGTGCTACTCAAAATAATATGGATGATGTAATGAGCGATAAAGATGATGATAGATATGATAAAGCTACAGTATCTAAAAACCATACGCAAATTAGTGCATCTTTGACTTTACAGGGAAGAATTGGTCAGCAAAATATAAAATTAAGTAATGGTAAAACCCAAGTTGAATACTTTTTTGTTATGAAATTAGCTGAAAAGGGCAGTGGTTTAGTAGTATGGCAAAAAACTAATAGAATCAATAAACTAGGATCTAGTAAAACTGTAAGCTGGTAA
- a CDS encoding DUF6844 domain-containing protein, with amino-acid sequence MKKRFVIGSLLVASFLYAQATPQVEITQEDIKIQNEMSDASSKDITPKSLDDFFEEFADNFGIEYGITKDGKTFYTGRSVVALSDSDPQFAQALQNAYQKAMLNLQSDFIEDAFGRMAVSKIQNYEADNSTNAKEFEELPKGSVVGQIFDKLVQLSGAKLDKALRDLGINVEGLTEERKKILLKEEFLNKTITSAVGSMSGLIPVQTIVTQRRGQYDIGVIAVVSKKTRQLAKDMSLARQSNIKGKGKNINKYLPKDNKGFLNEYGIRLVYDEKGSPVILSYGNWGYIADANNAKKTNILEDRAKDTASTMADAAIIEFINTNLSLKDEKTTGESYEEIIKQSLNINDNTTQEQIQDFTNIVEKINTKIKASAGGKIKGIGTLKRWNYTSENGIEHVGVVRFYSYDNVANINEALKSNSNTSVPKTEPKKSSNIQRSSNVVNDIDDF; translated from the coding sequence ATGAAAAAAAGATTTGTTATTGGATCATTATTGGTAGCGAGTTTTCTTTATGCTCAAGCAACTCCACAAGTTGAAATTACTCAAGAAGATATTAAAATTCAAAATGAAATGTCAGATGCTAGCTCTAAAGATATTACTCCAAAATCTTTAGATGATTTTTTTGAAGAATTTGCAGATAATTTTGGTATAGAATATGGTATTACAAAAGATGGAAAAACCTTTTATACGGGTAGAAGTGTAGTTGCGCTAAGCGATAGCGATCCTCAATTTGCTCAAGCTTTGCAAAATGCTTACCAAAAAGCTATGCTTAATTTACAGTCTGATTTTATTGAAGATGCCTTTGGAAGAATGGCAGTGAGTAAAATTCAAAATTACGAAGCTGATAATTCTACTAATGCAAAAGAATTTGAAGAACTACCAAAAGGAAGTGTTGTAGGGCAAATTTTTGATAAACTGGTTCAATTAAGTGGTGCAAAATTAGATAAAGCTTTGAGAGATTTGGGCATTAATGTAGAAGGTTTAACAGAGGAAAGAAAAAAGATTTTATTAAAAGAAGAGTTTCTTAATAAAACAATTACTAGTGCAGTTGGTTCAATGAGCGGTTTAATTCCTGTGCAAACTATAGTTACGCAAAGAAGAGGGCAATATGATATTGGTGTAATTGCAGTTGTTTCTAAAAAAACTCGTCAACTTGCTAAAGATATGTCTTTAGCGCGTCAAAGTAACATCAAAGGTAAAGGAAAAAATATCAACAAGTATTTACCAAAAGACAATAAAGGCTTTCTTAATGAATATGGTATTCGCTTAGTTTATGATGAAAAAGGTTCACCGGTTATTTTAAGCTATGGAAATTGGGGTTATATTGCTGATGCAAATAATGCCAAGAAGACAAATATATTAGAAGATAGGGCTAAAGATACAGCTTCAACTATGGCTGATGCAGCTATAATTGAATTTATCAATACAAATTTAAGTTTAAAAGATGAAAAAACTACAGGTGAAAGTTATGAAGAAATCATCAAACAAAGCTTAAATATCAATGACAACACTACTCAAGAACAAATTCAAGATTTCACAAATATTGTAGAAAAAATCAATACAAAAATAAAAGCAAGTGCTGGCGGAAAAATCAAAGGCATAGGAACACTTAAAAGATGGAATTATACAAGCGAAAATGGTATAGAACATGTAGGTGTTGTAAGATTTTATTCTTATGATAATGTGGCAAATATTAACGAAGCTTTAAAATCAAATTCAAACACTAGTGTCCCAAAAACTGAACCTAAAAAGTCTTCTAATATACAAAGAAGTTCTAATGTTGTAAATGATATAGATGATTTTTAG
- a CDS encoding LPP20 family lipoprotein yields the protein MKILQICILILCFHLSLYAKIITTSTTNSSTGEGIGASREEAINNAIIEAIGKLNGVNIDSTKQSFVGVNSNNKKTNIEDSYKEQIIKATKGRVDAYEIDSVVQENDKYIANVTIFKTTTHKKYQIPGYKPDSRRSITVFNTSSKYQELGNILQQKIITDLLQSRKFNVLDRDSKGYYEMEKALINSSNTHKDEIYKLKNVLATDYILLFHVGGVDLKTKGNKNKIDVVVDYRVLLFATRQIKFSNTLTMSAFVKGDSLVASEKLSEKIAKKISDDILNAIYPLKVAQVSNNEVVFSQTLSNDEIYECYSLGEVIKDAYTKENTARIETKSGKVQIIRSTPKLSYAKILEGSVKKDDICRPLDDSGVGMEKQHSVNPNGTVNLGW from the coding sequence ATGAAGATATTACAAATTTGTATTTTGATTTTATGTTTTCATTTGAGTTTATATGCCAAAATAATCACCACAAGTACTACCAATTCAAGTACGGGCGAGGGTATAGGAGCTAGCAGAGAAGAGGCAATAAATAATGCCATAATAGAAGCTATTGGTAAATTAAATGGTGTTAATATTGACTCAACCAAGCAGTCTTTTGTCGGGGTAAATTCAAATAATAAAAAGACTAATATAGAAGATAGCTATAAAGAGCAAATCATAAAAGCTACAAAAGGCAGAGTTGATGCATATGAAATTGATAGTGTGGTTCAAGAAAACGATAAATACATAGCAAATGTAACCATTTTTAAAACTACTACTCATAAAAAATATCAAATACCAGGTTATAAGCCAGATAGTAGAAGAAGTATTACGGTATTTAATACCTCTTCTAAATACCAAGAGCTTGGAAATATTTTACAGCAAAAAATTATCACAGATTTACTTCAAAGTAGGAAATTTAATGTTTTAGATAGAGATTCTAAAGGTTATTATGAAATGGAGAAAGCTTTGATAAATTCATCTAATACGCATAAAGATGAAATTTACAAACTTAAGAATGTTTTAGCTACTGATTATATTTTGTTATTTCATGTAGGTGGAGTAGATCTTAAAACCAAAGGAAATAAAAATAAAATAGATGTTGTGGTGGATTATCGCGTGCTTTTATTTGCCACCAGACAAATTAAATTTTCAAATACTTTAACCATGTCAGCCTTTGTTAAAGGTGATTCTTTAGTAGCTAGTGAAAAGCTAAGTGAAAAAATTGCAAAGAAAATTTCAGATGATATTTTAAATGCTATTTATCCTTTAAAAGTTGCACAAGTTAGTAATAATGAAGTAGTCTTCTCGCAAACTTTGAGTAATGATGAAATCTATGAGTGTTATTCTTTGGGTGAAGTGATAAAGGATGCTTATACTAAAGAAAATACAGCAAGAATAGAAACAAAAAGTGGAAAGGTTCAAATTATCCGCTCAACACCAAAACTATCATATGCTAAAATTCTTGAAGGAAGTGTTAAAAAAGATGATATTTGTAGACCTTTAGATGATAGCGGTGTTGGAATGGAAAAACAACATAGTGTAAATCCAAATGGTACAGTAAATTTAGGTTGGTAA